In Monodelphis domestica isolate mMonDom1 chromosome 3, mMonDom1.pri, whole genome shotgun sequence, the following proteins share a genomic window:
- the RAN gene encoding GTP-binding nuclear protein Ran isoform X2, protein MLLSLRENITMAAQGEPQVQFKLVLVGDGGTGKTTFVKRHLTGEFEKKYVATLGVEVHPLVFHTNRGPIKFNVWDTAGQEKFGGLRDGYYIQAQCAIIMFDVTSRVTYKNVPNWHRDLVRVCENIPIVLCGNKVDIKDRKVKAKSIVFHRKKNLQYYDISAKSNYNFEKPFLWLARKLIGDPNLEFVAMPALAPPEVVMDPALAAQYEQDLQIAQTTALPDEDDDL, encoded by the exons ATGCTTCTCTCTCTGAGGGAG AACATCACGATGGCCGCCCAAGGAGAACCCCAAGTGCAGTTCAAA CTTGTATTAGTTGGTGATGGAGGTACTGGAAAAACTACATTTGTAAAACGTCACTTGACTGGTGAATTTGAGAAGAAGTATGTAg CCACCTTGGGTGTTGAGGTCCATCCCCTTGTGTTCCATACTAACAGAGGTCCTATTAAATTCAACGTATGGGATACAGCTGGCCAAGAGAAATTTGGTGGTCTGAGAGATGGTTATTACATCCAAG CTCAGTGTGCCATTATAATGTTTGATGTAACATCCAGAGTTACTTACAAGAATGTACCTAACTGGCATAGAGATCTGGTACGAGTATGTGAAAATATCCCTATAGTGTTGTGTGGCAACAAAGTGGATATTAAGGACAGAAAAGTCAAGGCGAAATCAATTGTCTTCCATAGGAAGAAGAATCTCCAG taCTATGACATTTCAGCCAAAAGTAACTACAACTTTGAGAAGCCCTTCCTTTGGCTTGCTAGAAAACTTATTGGAGACCCTAATTTGGAGTTTGTTGCCATGCCTGCTCTTGCACCTCCAGAGGTTGTCATGGACCCAGCACTGGCAGCACAGTATGAGCAGGACTTACAG ATTGCTCAGACAACTGCGCTCCCTGATGAAGATGATGACCTGTAA
- the RAN gene encoding GTP-binding nuclear protein Ran isoform X1, translating into MAAQGEPQVQFKLVLVGDGGTGKTTFVKRHLTGEFEKKYVATLGVEVHPLVFHTNRGPIKFNVWDTAGQEKFGGLRDGYYIQAQCAIIMFDVTSRVTYKNVPNWHRDLVRVCENIPIVLCGNKVDIKDRKVKAKSIVFHRKKNLQYYDISAKSNYNFEKPFLWLARKLIGDPNLEFVAMPALAPPEVVMDPALAAQYEQDLQIAQTTALPDEDDDL; encoded by the exons ATGGCCGCCCAAGGAGAACCCCAAGTGCAGTTCAAA CTTGTATTAGTTGGTGATGGAGGTACTGGAAAAACTACATTTGTAAAACGTCACTTGACTGGTGAATTTGAGAAGAAGTATGTAg CCACCTTGGGTGTTGAGGTCCATCCCCTTGTGTTCCATACTAACAGAGGTCCTATTAAATTCAACGTATGGGATACAGCTGGCCAAGAGAAATTTGGTGGTCTGAGAGATGGTTATTACATCCAAG CTCAGTGTGCCATTATAATGTTTGATGTAACATCCAGAGTTACTTACAAGAATGTACCTAACTGGCATAGAGATCTGGTACGAGTATGTGAAAATATCCCTATAGTGTTGTGTGGCAACAAAGTGGATATTAAGGACAGAAAAGTCAAGGCGAAATCAATTGTCTTCCATAGGAAGAAGAATCTCCAG taCTATGACATTTCAGCCAAAAGTAACTACAACTTTGAGAAGCCCTTCCTTTGGCTTGCTAGAAAACTTATTGGAGACCCTAATTTGGAGTTTGTTGCCATGCCTGCTCTTGCACCTCCAGAGGTTGTCATGGACCCAGCACTGGCAGCACAGTATGAGCAGGACTTACAG ATTGCTCAGACAACTGCGCTCCCTGATGAAGATGATGACCTGTAA